In Spinacia oleracea cultivar Varoflay chromosome 5, BTI_SOV_V1, whole genome shotgun sequence, a single window of DNA contains:
- the LOC110790482 gene encoding lysine-specific demethylase JMJ27-like, producing the protein MNSEGDLPLTSNNGSQEPPIEAEEGGGIPPEKTHEVAEKVVRKRGRPPKSNPPVKKLGRPPKSKPNENPPVKKRGRKPRPKEESNAGGTSTTKGDRDECDVGVSGKVDVEEGLVSIGSESAEVGDKKECTEGVCENASEKTNNKNGRRTRGMGKGKAVPVQEKGRKKVIDEDGNEVGANTCHQCKRNDKGRVVHCNSCKRKKYCLICIRNWYPDKTEEYFVESCPVCRDNCNCKACLRLEGATKRIVEKHKLEISEDDKKKHSLYLLQAVLPCLKQFNEEQTREKEAEARIRGVSPSEVIVERIEYSPDERMFCNNCKTSIADMHRTCPHCCYDLCLFCCREIRDGNLKAGGEEVVVDFVDRGYDYMLGGDPEPLINKKIPDVICTNAGLEPLINENINNGVSVDSSLEPLKSENIPVDVGMSVDSESLKDANLPVGVSMDVVGSEHLINGNPPGGDVSMDVDSKPLKNENLTGDVSMDVGSGPLKNENISENVSMDADSEPWKKENILDDACLTVVSEPMKNESIPDDVSMVAGSESLKRENILDEVNMDYGAEPFKRENILDEVNMDAGAETLKKNKIPDEPASLEWKSNEDGSIPCPPKGLGGCGCGLLELKHMFPVDLSELVKNVEEVLGTCKAEGMHVGSQSCSCTSSMSNGGFNGNSRKAASRDDSGDNSLYCPAAIDIKTEDLEHFQWHWAKAEPIIVRDVLETTSGLSWEPMVMWRAFRQLKHPKHARQLDVKAINCLNWCELDINIHKFFGGYTKCQFDPFMWPLLLKLKDWPPSTEFDKNLPRHGAEFIQALPFKEYTHHLSGILNLASKLPKDYLKPDLGPKTYIAYGVAQELGRGDSVTKLHCDMSDAVNILTHTAETKLNASQLRKIRQLKQKQVAQDLKEVYGSRSIANNDRHVTDLASSQLHDAAPEFPSNCEPAAGTSGLGSVMKQDLPNVPELEDNKPSLSRDIELVVESAEPVITDKLCDGLVAAEEENDVFTRSADGSRGNDTHAKIEVKQHADNRENNSNHKDEVNADATEEVKPTAGKKRGRKGKRGRPKSCKTLKGTNISSPQVEMRTCVSEGESDPDLLTAQPSSDGRIDEDMGVSESEGAALWDIFRRQDTPKLQQYLKRHFKEFRHIYGSLVQQVVHPIHDQTFYLTEEHKRNLKKEYGVEPWTFVQKLGEAVFIPAGCPHQVRNLKSCIKVAMDFVSPENVPECVRLTEEFRVLPPNHKAKEDKLEIKKMTLYAVEEAIKDLKSSFSDVEEDRP; encoded by the coding sequence ATGAATTCAGAAGGAGACCTACCGTTGACTTCTAATAACGGGTCTCAGGAACCACCGATCGAGGCAGAAGAAGGCGGCGGAATACCGCCGGAAAAAACTCATGAAGTAGCGGAGAAGGTGGTGAGGAAACGAGGCCGACCGCCGAAGTCAAACCCACCAGTGAAGAAACTAGGCCGACCACCGAAGTCGAAGCCGAATGAAAACCCGCCAGTGAAGAAACGTGGCCGAAAGCCGAGGCCGAAGGAAGAGAGTAATGCTGGTGGAACTAGTACAACAAAGGGGGATAGAGATGAGTGTGATGTGGGGGTTTCTGGGAAAGTGGATGTTGAAGAAGGGTTGGTGAGTATTGGTTCAGAGAGTGCTGAGGTTGGGGACAAAAAGGAATGCACTGAAGGTGTTTGTGAAAATGCCTCAGAGAAAACGAACAACAAGAATGGCAGAAGAACTAGGGGAATGGGAAAGGGGAAAGCAGTTCCAGTTCAGGAGAAGGGTAGGAAGAAGGTAATTGATGAAGATGGGAATGAAGTTGGAGCGAATACATGTCATCAGTGTAAGAGGAATGACAAGGGAAGAGTTGTTCACTGTAATTCATGCAAAAGGAAGAAATATTGCCTGATTTGTATTCGTAATTGGTATCCTGATAAGACAGAGGAGTATTTTGTTGAATCTTGCCCGGTTTGTCGTGATAATTGCAATTGCAAGGCTTGCTTGAGGTTGGAAGGGGCGACTAAACGTATAGTTGAGAAGCATAAGTTGGAGATTAGTGAAGATGATAAGAAGAAACACTCTTTGTATTTGTTGCAAGCAGTTTTACCTTGCCTGAAGCAGTTCAATGAGGAGCAGACGAGGGAGAAAGAGGCTGAGGCTCGAATTCGAGGTGTGTCGCCATCTGAGGTAATAGTTGAACGTATTGAATACTCTCCTGATGAACGTATGTTTTGTAATAACTGTAAGACTTCCATTGCTGATATGCATAGGACTTGTCCGCATTGTTGTTATGATTTATGTCTTTTTTGTTGTCGGGAAATTCGAGATGGTAATCTTAAAGCTGGTGGTGAGGAGGTGGTTGTGGACTTTGTGGATAGAGGTTATGATTACATGCTTGGAGGAGACCCTGAACCTTTGATAAATAAGAAGATTCCTGATGTTATTTGCACGAATGCTGGTTTAGAGCCTTTGATAAATGAGAACATTAATAATGGTGTTAGCGTGGATTCTAGTTTAGAACCCTTGAAAAGTGAGAATATTCCTGTTGATGTTGGCATGAGTGTTGATTCCGAGTCTTTGAAAGATGCTAATCTTCCTGTTGGTGTTAGCATGGATGTTGTTGGTTCAGAACATTTGATAAACGGGAACCCTCCTGGTGGTGATGTTAGCATGGATGTTGATTCAAAACCTTTGAAAAATGAGAACCTTACTGGTGATGTTAGCATGGATGTTGGTTCAGGACCCTTGAAGAATGAGAACATTTCTGAAAATGTTAGCATGGATGCTGATTCAGAACCTTGGAAAAAGGAGAACATTCTTGATGATGCTTGCTTGACTGTTGTTTCAGAACCTATGAAAAATGAAAGCATTCCTGATGATGTTAGCATGGTAGCTGGTTCAGAGTCTTTGAAGAGGGAGAACATTCTTGATGAAGTTAACATGGATTATGGTGCAGAGCCTTTTAAGAGGGAGAACATTCTTGATGAAGTTAACATGGATGCTGGTGCAGAGActttgaaaaagaataaaattcCTGATGAACCAGCGTCATTAGAATGGAAGTCAAATGAAGACGGTAGCATACCTTGCCCCCCAAAGGGACTAGGTGGGTGTGGCTGTGGGTTGCTGGAACTAAAGCATATGTTCCCAGTGGATCTTTCAGAGTTGGTAAAAAATGTAGAAGAAGTACTAGGAACCTGCAAAGCTGAGGGTATGCATGTAGGTTCACAAAGCTGCTCCTGCACCAGTTCTATGAGCAATGGAGGTTTTAATGGTAATTCAAGGAAAGCTGCCTCCCGAGATGATTCGGGTGACAACTCTTTGTACTGTCCCGCTGCCATTGACATCAAAACTGAAGATTTGGAACATTTTCAATGGCATTGGGCCAAGGCTGAGCCTATCATTGTCAGAGACGTTCTTGAGACCACAAGTGGTTTGAGTTGGGAGCCCATGGTCATGTGGCGTGCTTTTCGCCAGCTGAAACATCCAAAGCATGCCAGGCAACTGGATGTAAAGGCTATCAATTGCCTAAATTGGTGTGAGTTAGATATCAATATTCATAAATTCTTTGGTGGGTATACAAAGTGTCAATTTGATCCTTTCATGTGGCCTTTGCTATTGAAATTGAAAGACTGGCCACCATCTACTGAATTTGATAAGAATTTACCTAGGCATGGTGCTGAGTTTATCCAGGCCTTGCCATTTAAAGAGTACACACATCATCTTAGTGGCATTCTTAATCTTGCTTCAAAGTTGCCGAAGGACTATCTGAAGCCAGACTTGGGGCCAAAAACTTACATTGCTTACGGGGTTGCACAGGAGTTGGGGCGAGGAGATTCAGTGACTAAACTTCATTGTGATATGTCTGATGCAGTGAACATTTTGACACATACCGCAGAAACAAAGCTCAATGCCAGTCAGCTCCGAAAGATCAGACAATTGAAGCAGAAGCAGGTTGCCCAAGATCTTAAAGAAGTATATGGCAGTAGATCAATTGCAAACAATGATAGGCATGTAACTGATTTAGCTAGTAGTCAGTTGCATGACGCTGCTCCTGAATTTCCTAGTAACTGCGAGCCTGCTGCAGGCACATCTGGACTCGGTTCTGTGATGAAGCAAGATCTTCCAAATGTACCAGAGCTAGAAGATAATAAACCATCTCTTTCGAGGGATATAGAATTAGTAGTAGAATCCGCAGAGCCTGTGATCACTGATAAGCTATGTGATGGCCTTGTAGCTGCAGAGGAAGAAAATGATGTGTTTACTAGATCCGCTGATGGGTCTAGAGGAAATGACACACATGCTAAGATTGAAGTGAAGCAACATGCTGATAATAGAGAAAACAATAGCAACCATAAAGATGAAGTAAATGCTGATGCGACTGAAGAGGTTAAGCCCACTGCTGGGAAAAAGAGAGGCAGAAAAGGGAAAAGGGGACGTCCTAAGTCCTGTAAAACACTGAAGGGAACTAATATATCCAGTCCCCAGGTTGAAATGAGGACTTGTGTTAGTGAAGGAGAGAGTGACCCAGACTTACTGACTGCACAGCCTAGCAGTGATGGTAGGATAGATGAAGATATGGGAGTTTCAGAATCTGAGGGTGCTGCCCTATGGGATATCTTCCGGAGACAAGACACACCGAAGCTACAACAGTATCTTAAGAGGCATTTTAAGGAATTCAGGCACATATATGGTTCTCTTGTGCAGCAGGTTGTGCATCCAATTCATGACCAAACATTCTACTTGACTGAAGAGCACAAAAGAAACCTGAAGAAGGAATATGGTGTCGAGCCATGGACATTTGTGCAAAAGCTTGGCGAAGCTGTCTTTATTCCTGCTGGTTGTCCACACCAGGTCCGGAATCTGAAGTCCTGCATTAAAGTCGCGATGGATTTTGTCTCACCTGAAAATGTTCCAGAATGTGTACGTTTGACTGAAGAGTTCCGAGTCCTTCCCCCGAATCACAAAGCAAAGGAGGATAAACTGGAGATAAAGAAGATGACACTTTATGCTGTGGAGGAGGCCATTAAGGACTTGAAGTCCTCTTTTTCTGATGTTGAGGAAGATAGACCTTGA